The DNA region atatataaattaatctatagttatttcttttttttattttttttttatttctattataatatatatatatatatatatatttattatatataataatatatatttttatatattttacatacCCCGGAAGAgttgaatatataataagttaattaaatacaaaaaaaaataaaaattaaaaataaattatatatatgaaaacaaaaaaataattaatattttattctatgataaatataatataaattatatatatatatatatatatatatatatatatatatatatatacttattaAAATCAatacttataaaaaaataaaaattaaaaaatatatatatattaaagattttcaaaaaaaaaagattaattttaattttaaatgatatatttttaattatatacatatatatatatatatatatatataaactttttataaaaacagAAATATGTGAAGATTATTAcattaattatatataataatttatttattatttcttgtcctttattaataatttttttttttttttgtacaactttattttattttattttattattttttttttttaattaatctttatttttatgttaatttaaatatgaGGAAATTAAACAGAAATATGTGAAGATTATTAcattaattatatataataatttatttattatttcttgtcctttattaataatttttttttttttttgtacaactttattttattttattttattattttttttttttaattaatctttatttttatgttaatttaaatatgaGGAAATTAAAATATCATGAGCAGAAATTATTGAAGAAAGTAAATTTTTATGACTGGAAGAGGACCAATAATGTAAGAGAAGTAAAAGtattaagaaaatatgTAATACAAAACAGAGAAGActatacaaaatataataaaatatgtgGATATATAACCAAGTTAGTATCAAAATTAAGATTATTACCAGAAAATGATGAATTCCGCATAAAAATGACAGATGAATTATTagataaattatatgatatgggtttaattaattataaatcTAGTCTAGCTGAATGTGAAAAAATAACTGTTTCATCTTTTTGTAGGAGACGTCTAGCTGTCTTACTGTTCAGGTTAAAATTTGTTCAAACAATTAAGTTAGCTATAACATATATTCAACATGGAAATATAAGAATTGGAAATAACGTAATAAATAATCCTtcttttcatataaatagaAATATGGAAGATCATATAAAATGGGCAGATGgatcaaaaatattaaagcACATACAAAAACATAAAGAAAGTAAAGATGATTATGAGTTGTTAGGAAATTAATATTGTAATCACCTTATcgtatattatatataaaatcaCACATTCACAAAATTTTACAATTCTATATAGGCGctttgataatatatacaaagat from Plasmodium gaboni strain SY75 chromosome 14, whole genome shotgun sequence includes:
- a CDS encoding putative U3 small nucleolar ribonucleoprotein IMP3, producing the protein MRKLKYHEQKLLKKVNFYDWKRTNNVREVKVLRKYVIQNREDYTKYNKICGYITKLVSKLRLLPENDEFRIKMTDELLDKLYDMGLINYKSSLAECEKITVSSFCRRRLAVLLFRLKFVQTIKLAITYIQHGNIRIGNNVINNPSFHINRNMEDHIKWADGSKILKHIQKHKESKDDYELLGN